A stretch of Anas acuta chromosome 3, bAnaAcu1.1, whole genome shotgun sequence DNA encodes these proteins:
- the LOC137854989 gene encoding interferon-induced very large GTPase 1-like produces MESQEERADAGEKARIAKQLLAEAFEKEGLDEEYWLPKLSEILGVKSINALKYLQYEDYIKLECEIRSPWETRALRKLLGITDNKTAVEELQKQHLEMMKQRKEEAKSILRELEEMQKSRNHSKEMIRQKEEALQQAMDIPKEYWAPPEKALLDELVSIRKQEEQQEKSMGKRENVSDEEVLRRASGGLALQGIYQTKSLEDVLAKREQLIRVPDGFMLTGPVQGSLLERKEFSSSAAEATFTKSMEQLGFSISASASDRFSGLIVERGVDSSMSSPSEDSRRSCSEQAYICITKYQYMPLASYYFQKDQLRLSDAALRELQDIEQLLSITQEAERFHLLKSRCTSFFSRFGSHVNQGPIHFGGIFWWKASAEGFRAEQWDEMKQQTSEALNSYVGASFSGFGTKSRVKGDASNSSSQASFQGRDGSSTHRAVQLYVTKTGGPAETDSLPEWKCGLVANNTTWCVIDRGSQLIPVWDIILSNHSSDFKASHQMGSSLRTVYKALTNHSSGISFGEELASAVEEARAFLEQVKTWEGTVDEKKLLMLLDFKQGLNKRTKNHSVWINICLSDKALQEFLVNTVSFCQKSSPEKTTYIKSLLQSLLDPHIYSVRDFPKTSFIMQWVFHKDQTLPQTRSISSLDDLNTTLLQMKEYIMEVTYAPATSVSAIHEAKIKATFTVSQSVSSLLQSLQQRAQEDIELLVLLVTTSTGYQVESGTFQYLLGCREINFMIKEMSVAHNEYQSLKEQDVCRAQAFLLLTGLTITSENKKVTPEQKHDRLVFMKEKMKNTWSTEMKALLEKHNAFKDWERLERDLQSFIDGQVEDTSGNLKKANRIKDMKDAFQGMQPPSQCKPKSDSSKSKASQATASSELLNLLKRLGLERYYPRKMGTEDFHRIHQTSVHDSQPSKDSELPFYFLQRLLTVDYRVRYLTCKEASKPGAVPTPNTSAEEHEPSDSFDDFLSDLDKGAPKSASRGSHVHPMDLQMAIFHCADDFMRQYLSSKLAFCQFALPLLVPNPGTSQIEFPLWSLSQIKKSWTGAVKSGEQTRLSSHNNKLIYQAETPIVSFLRIGSSPSSSKSQLLNALLSRKKHDTFFHRHCKGSTKDCFLMKGVVEISWYLPRGSDNDSFKGPVAFCNLHGDARDHEPQLQFLQEISAVIVVLVSELDQSNEKGRKILHDLWQSQRPLVCLFTEKESIAAGRSGQNVRIGIKNRNEAELVAELTKTIRDLVEGSSMLVSLNACLSTARQRGFLVDEDAEACVTAKEMAIKLVNLLKKEKLSEIKSQLLPLQGKLWYLWCKKDKELTRLQEKGNKSIEHHRSQIELEKSAIRRQQLGKAFPLNQLMKTVLDFLQSQPDNTKKFFLQWMKIFMDDISPDHLHELNREYHQVWSQILALKKNNESNNLKTELMKKLNALSHEINDSSIGLEHILREVGQIYEALESTNSKEKWYVKLPEIAANLMLLGYPIELMDGDASYVPLQWIGAVFDRLIEKLGDKRVFVLSVLGIRNTGKSTLLNAMFGLQFNVSAGRCTRGAFMQLIKVDEKLQQDLNFDYMLVVDTEGLRAIEMANKQSLNHDNELATFVIGIGNMTLINIFGENPSEMQDVLQIAVQAFLRMKQVNISPACLFVHQNVGEKTAKEQNMEGQRRLQEKLDEMTVTAAQQEFCDITCFSDVIRFDVNTHIHYFAHLWEGNPPMAPPNPTYSQNVQELKSKILQAAKKESHSSVLRLSSLKVRISDLWNALLNENFVFSFKNSVEIAAYKKLETAFSQWTWQLRSHILDLQMKLENKVRNGELGKVTMEHLEKLVQERSDAITKNMETFFSEDKDREILIQWKCSTELKLKELRESLLVETRRKCEKLLEVKKSQSKLDEMKSEYENELLRKSRELALSLKGQKLSESQLRNRFNSIWKLWVAKVSSAAPPLEQVDIDVDIENVLLEHFRESNVVKQILNLYQNTIFSLDIEKYVSKKIGFRIFSKGLDDADVNNMHHITESIIMHVKKNIEKKEKDKMDYSQTFIHEILNEVEKGMNSVPTTANYSFNKDYRIDLSLYLCRMAAERFKDMHAAFRKANDPVVYLESKREDFFKCFQISCQGASCITFADFLCSKIAPALRHAIYEKTALDIARDVKNKIPDFRGNRSTLEYYMLKFLAEEEKFENFMYYLNAPGEFLNNYIKTKVEMYCLDKNRRLEMFLRESLSCYYESIKSAVFASTTVVKDRKDRKDQISLWLDEFCRALGDVLDLSRSDLKGIEHQEITDIEFLNYAMTKALSPVIDDLRKEFEEARMSSFERQPHTILAEQFAGCQEQCPFCGAVCTNTMPNHDGDHRVVFHRPQVLRGLIWYEIRGSKCHRTDNLITDICSSLVSSDCTFVVGEDTWIPYKKYRDAGHPYSTWSIPPDPSMQAYWKWFVSSFRTQLEHHYNGKFHGKGEIPASWKRVTKQNALAELEKC; encoded by the coding sequence ATGGAGTCACAAGAGGAGAGAGCAGATGCTGGGGAAAAGGCACGAATTGCTAAGCAATTGCTGGCAGAAGCATTTGAGAAGGAAGGACTTGATGAAGAATACTGGCTCCCCAAACTGTCAGAGATATTGGGTGTTAAGTCaataaatgctttgaaatatcTGCAATATGAAGACTACATTAAACTGGAGTGTGAAATACGGTCCCCCTGGGAGACCAGGGCACTCCGAAAGCTCTTGGGAATCACAGACAACAAAACAGCTGTTgaagagctgcagaagcagcacttGGAGATGatgaagcagagaaaagaagaagcCAAGTCAATCCTACGGGagctggaagaaatgcagaagagccGTAACCACAGCAAGGAAATGATAAGACAGAAAGAGGAGGccctacagcaagccatggacATTCCCAAGGAGTACTGGGCACCTCCAGAGAAGGCATTGCTGGATGAGCTGGTGAGCATCCGGAAgcaagaggagcagcaggagaagtccatggggaagagggagaacGTCTCTGACGAGGAGGTCCTGAGGCGGGCATCGGGaggcctggctctgcaggggatTTACCAAACCAAGAGCCTGGAGGATGTGCTGGCAAAGCGAGAGCAACTCATCAGGGTCCCTGATGGCTTCATGCTCACTGGTCCAGTGCAAGGGTCGCTGCTTGAGAGGAAGGagttctcctcctctgcagcagaagcCACTTTCACCAAGTCCATGGAGCAGCTGGGGTTCAGCATCAGCGCTTCTGCCAGTGACAGGTTCTCGGGGCTCATTGTTGAAAGAGGTGTAGATTCCAGCATGTCCTCACCATCAGAGGACTCCCGTCGGTCATGCTCGGAGCAGGCATACATTTGCATCACCAAGTACCAATACATGCCTCTGGCCTCCTACTACTTCCAAAAGGACCAGCTTCGCCTCTCAGACGCAGCCCTGCGAGAGCTGCAAGACATCGAACAGCTTCTGAGCATCACCCAGGAGGCAGAGAGGTTCCACCTACTGAAGAGCAGGTGCACCAGCTTCTTTAGCAGGTTTGGGTCCCATGTGAACCAGGGACCCATCCACTTTGGGGGAATATTCTGGTGGAAAGCATCTGCCGAAGGTTTCAGGGCAGAGCAATGGGATGAGATGAAGCAACAAACATCTGAAGCACTGAACAGCTACGTCGGGGCTAGCTTCAGCGGCTTCGGTACCAAGTCGAGAGTGAAGGGGGATGCTTCAAACTCCAGCTCACAGGCATCATTTCAGGGAAGAGACGGAAGCAGCACCCACAGAGCAGTTCAGCTCTATGTGACCAAAACAGGGGGCCCAGCAGAGACGGATTCCCTTCCCGAGTGGAAATGCGGGCTTGTGGCCAATAACACAACCTGGTGTGTGATCGACCGGGGCTCTCAGCTGATCCCAGTGTGGGACATAATCCTGTCCAACCACAGCAGCGATTTTAAAGCCTCCCATCAAATGGGCAGCAGCCTCAGGACTGTCTACAAAGCGCTAACGAATCACAGCTCCGGCATAAGCTTTGGAGAGGAACTAGCCAGTGCTGTAGAAGAGGCCAGAGCATTCCTGGAACAAGTGAAGACCTGGGAGGGGACAGTGGATGAAAAGAAACTGCTCATGTTGCTAGATTTTAAACAGGGTCTAaataagagaacaaaaaatcacagtgtCTGGATCAACATATGCCTGTCAGACAAAGCATTGCAGGAGTTCCTGGTGaacactgtttctttttgccAGAAGTCTTCTCCAGAAAAGACCACCTACATCAAAtctctgctgcagagcctgctggaTCCTCACATCTATTCTGTCAGGGACTTCCCCAAGACTTCCTTCATTATGCAATGGGTCTTCCACAAGGATCAGACACTTCCCCAAACTCGCAGTATTTCCAGTCTTGATGATCTCAATACGACACTGCTACAAATGAAGGAGTACATCATGGAAGTCACCTACGCACCGGCAACTTCTGTATCTGCCATTCATGAGGCAAAGATCAAAGCCACCTTCACTGTAAGCCAGTCTGTTTCTTCCTTGCTCCAGTCTCTGCAGCAAAGGGCACAGGAAGACATAGAACTCTTAGTGCTCTTAGTTACAACCAGCACGGGATACCAAGTAGAAAGCGGCACTTTTCAGTACCTCCTTGGGTGTcgagaaattaatttcatgatAAAGGAAATGAGCGTGGCACATAACGAGTATCAGAGCCTGAAGGAACAGGATGTTTGCAGAGCTCaggccttcctgctgctgacagGGCTCACCATAACATCCGAAAACAAgaaggtcacccctgagcagAAACATGACCGCTTggttttcatgaaagaaaagatgaaaaacacatgGTCCACAGAGATGAAAGCTCTCCTCGAAAAGCACAATGCATTCAAAGACTGGGAGAGGCTGGAAAGAGATCTGCAATCCTTCATCGATGGGCAAGTAGAGGACACATCTGGCAACCTGAAGAAAGCCAATAGAATCAAAGACATGAAAGATGCTTTTCAAGGCATGCAGCCTCCCAGTCAGTGCAAACCCAAATCAGACAGCAGCAAATCCAAAGCAAGTCAAGCCACTGCAAGCTCAGAGCTCCTCAACTTGCTTAAGCGCCTCGGGCTGGAAAGGTACTATCCAAGAAAAATGGGCACAGAAGATTTCCACAGAATACACCAGACATCTGTACACGACAGCCAGCCCAGCAAGGACAGCGAGCTACCATTTTACTTCCTGCAAAGGCTCCTGACCGTGGATTATCGGGTGAGGTACCTGACTTGCAAGGAGGCGAGTAAGCCGGGAGCTGTTCCCACACCAAACACCTCAGCAGAGGAGCACGAGCCCTCTGATTCCTTTGATGACTTTCTCAGTGACTTGGACAAAGGAGCCCCTAAATCTGCAAGCAGGGGGAGTCATGTGCACCCCATGGACCTCCAGATGGcaatttttcattgtgctgatGATTTCATGAGACAGTACCTTTCATCCAAGCTCGCTTTCTGCCAGTTTGCACTACCCCTCCTGGTACCAAACCCGGGCACTTCACAGATAGAGTTCCCTCTCTGGTCCCTCAGCCAAATCAAGAAGAGCTGGACAGGGGCGGTGAAATCGGGAGAGCAGACAAGGCTTAGCAGTCACAACAACAAACTCATTTATCAGGCAGAGACACCCATTGTGTCCTTCCTCCGCATCGGCAGCTCTCCTTCGTCTTCCAAGTCTCAGCTCCTGAATGCCCTACTGAGCAGGAAGAAACACGACACTTTTTTCCACCGCCATTGCAAAGGCAGCACCAAAGACTGCTTCCTGATGAAAGGTGTTGTGGAGATCTCCTGGTACCTTCCCCGTGGTAGTGACAATGACAGCTTTAAAGGCCCTGTTGCTTTCTGTAACCTGCACGGAGATGCAAGGGATCACGAACCCCAGCTGCAGTTTTTACAGGAGATCTCTGCCGTGATCGTGGTTCTTGTTTCTGAGTTGGATCAGAGCaatgagaaaggcaggaaaatttTACATGATCTGTGGCAGTCTCAGAGGCCTTTGGTTTGCCTTTTCACTGAGAAAGAGAGCATTGCAGCTGGCCGATCTGGCCAAAACGTAAGAATAGGGatcaagaacagaaatgaagcagaattagTGGCTGAGCTGACAAAAACCATCCGAGACCTAGTGGAAGGGTCGAGCATGCTTGTTAGCCTCAATGCATGCCTGAGCACAGCTCGCCAGCGCGGCTTCTTAGTTGATGAAGATGCAGAAGCGTGTGTGACAGCCAAAGAAATGGCAATCAAACTGGTGAATCTGTTGAAGAAGGAGAAGTTGTCTGAGATCAAATCACAGCTACTGCCTCTTCAGGGAAAACTGTGGTACCTGTGGTgtaaaaaggacaaagaactCACTCGCTTGCAGGAAAAGGGGAACAAGAGCATAGAGCATCATCGGAGCCAAATTGAATTGGAGAAGTCGGCAATACGAAGACAGCAACTAGGCAAAGCATTTCCCCTCAATCAGCTGATGAAAACAGTCCTTGACTTTCTCCAGTCACAGCCAGACAATACCaagaaattctttctgcagTGGATGAAGATCTTCATGGACGACATCTCCCCTGATCACCTTCATGAGCTGAACAGAGAGTACCATCAGGTATGGTCTCAAATCCtggcattaaagaaaaataatgaaagcaacaacctgaaaactgaattgatgaagaaattaaatgccCTTTCCCATGAAATCAATGATTCGTCCATTGGCCTTGAGCATATTTTGAGAGAGGTGGGGCAGATTTATGAGGCACTGGAATCAACAAACTCCAAAGAAAAATGGTATGTCAAACTACCTGAAATTGCTGCCAATCTGATGCTTTTAGGGTATCCCATTGAGCTGATGGATGGTGATGCTTCTTACGTACCACTGCAATGGATTGGAGCTGTCTTTGACAGGTTAATTGAGAAGCTAGGGGACAAGCGAGTATTTGTGCTTTCCGTGCTTGGCATCCGGAACACAGGGAAGTCAACCCTGCTGAATGCCATGTTTGGTCTCCAGTTTAACGTCAGCGCAGGGAGGTGCACCcggggagcgtttatgcagctcATTAAAGTGGACGAGAAGCTCCAACAGGATTTGAACTTTGATTACATGCTCGTTGTTGACACAGAAGGACTTCGTGCCATAGAGATGGCCAATAAGCAGTCACTTAACCATGACAATGAGCTGGCCACCTTTGTCATCGGCATCGGCAACATGACTCTGATCAATATCTTTGGAGAAAATCCTTCGGAAATGCAAGACGTCCTTCAGATTGCTGTGCAGGCTTTCCTGAGGATGAAGCAAGTTAATATTTCCCCAGCCTGCCTCTTTGTGCACCAAAACGTGGGCGAAAAAACTGCAAAGGAACAGAACATGGAAGGACAAAGACGTCTGCAGGAAAAGCTGGATGAAATGACCGTGACTGCGGCCCAGCAGGAATTCTGTGACATCACCTGCTTCAGCGACGTCATCCGCTTTGACGTGAACACCCACATTCATTACTTTGCTCACCTGTGGGAAGGAAACCCACCGATGGCACCGCCCAACCCCACCTACAGCCAGAACGTCCAGGaattaaagagcaaaattctCCAAGCTGCCAAGAAGGAATCGCACAGCAGCGTTTTGAGGCTCTCCAGCCTGAAAGTTCGTATTAGTGACCTGTGGAATGCCCTGCTGaatgaaaactttgttttcagcttcaagAATTCAGTGGAGATTGCTGCCTACAAGAAACTGGAAACTGCATTTAGTCAGTGGACCTGGCAGCTGAGAAGTCACATCTTAGACTtgcaaatgaaactggaaaacaaggTGCGGAATGGGGAGTTGGGCAAGGTCACCATGGAACACCTTGAAAAACTGGTGCAAGAGAGAAGTGATGCCATCACCAAGAACATGGAAACATTCTTCAGTGAAGACAAAGACCGTGAAATACTGATCCAGTGGAAATGCAGCACAGAACTGAAACTGAAAGAACTGAGAGAGTCCCTTCTTGTTGAAACGCGAAGGAAGTGTGAGAAACTTCTAGAAGTAAAGAAGAGCCAGAGTAAACTGGATGAGATGAAGTCTGAATATGAAAATGAGCTCctgagaaagagcagagaaTTGGCCCTGTCTCTAAAAGGCCAGAAATTAAGTGAAAGTCAACTGAGAAACCGCTTCAATTCTATCTGGAAGCTGTGGGTTGCTAAAGtgtcctctgctgctccccctcTGGAACAGGTGGACATCGATGTGGACATAGAAAATGTCCTTTTAGAGCACTTTAGGGAGTCTAATGTAGTTAAACAAATATTGAATTTATACCAAAATACTATCTTTTCTCTTGACATAGAGAAATATGTGTCTAAGAAAATAGGCTTCCGCATCTTTTCTAAGGGTTTGGACGATGCCGACGTGAACAACATGCACCACATTACAGAGAGCATCATAATGcatgtgaagaaaaacattgagaagaaggaaaaggacaaaatggaTTACAGTCAAacttttattcatgaaatacTGAATGAAGTGGAGAAAGGTATGAACTCTGTTCCTACCACTGCAAATTACAGTTTCAATAAAGATTACAGAATAGATCTATCACTGTACCTGTGCAGAATGGCAGCAGAAAGGTTTAAAGACATGCATGCAGCattcaggaaagcaaatgatCCAGTTGTCTACCtggagagcaagagagaagacTTCTTCAAATGTTTCCAGATTTCCTGCCAAGGAGCCTCTTGCATCACATTTGCTGATTTCCTGTGCAGCAAGATTGCCCCAGCTCTTCGACACGCCATCTATGAGAAGACAGCTCTTGACATAGCTCGAGATGTGAAGAATAAAATACCAGATTTCAGAGGCAATAGATCGACTCTGGAATATTACATGCTGAAATTCctagcagaagaagaaaaatttgaaaatttcatGTATTACCTTAATGCCCCAGGagagtttttaaataattacattaagaCAAAAGTTGAGATGTACTGTTTAGATAAGAACAGGAGGCTAGAGATGTTTTTAAGAGAATCCCTCTCCTGTTACTATGAAAGCATAAAGTCAGCTGTTTTTGCATCAACCACGGTtgtcaaagacagaaaagacagaaaggatcAAATCTCTCTTTGGCTGGATGAATTCTGCAGAGCACTCGGAGATGTGCTAGACTTGTCCAGGAGTGACCTGAAGGGCATTGAACATCAGGAGATAACAGACATAGAGTTCCTGAATTATGCCATGACAAAGGCACTGTCTCCCGTTATTGATGATCTCAGGAAAGAGTTTGAAGAAGCTCGTATGAGCTCCTTTGAAAGGCAGCCTCACACAATACTGGCTGAGCAGTTTGCAGGGTGCCAGGAGCAGTGTCCATTTTGTGGGGCTGTTTGCACTAACACTATGCCAAACCATGATGGAGACCACCGGGTTGTCTTCCATCGTCCACAAGTTTTGAGAGGATTAATATGGTATGAAATCAGAGGATCCAAATGTCATAGAACAGACAACCTAATCACTGATATTTGTTCTAGCCTTGTTTCAAGTGACTGCACATTTGTGGTTGGTGAAGACACATGGATCCCCTACAAGAAATACCGGGATGCAGGACATCCCTATTCCACTTGGAGCATTCCTCCTGACCCATCCATGCAAGCATACTGGAAATGGTTTGTGTCTTCTTTCAGGACACAGCTAGAACATCACTACAATGGGAAATTTCATGGCAAAGGAGAAATCCCTGCTTCCTGGAAGAGAGTTACAAAGCAGAATGCACTCGCTGAACTGGAGAAATGTTAG